The Streptomyces achromogenes DNA segment CGGTCTTCTCCATCACCGTGATGTGGTCCAGCACCGTGTCGTTGGCCTGGTCGGCGAGGGCGCGGACGAGCGTGTTCTTCGTCGTCGACCGGATCTTGGCGATCGTGTTGAAGATCGAACCGTGCGTCATGCGCAGGATGTTGGCGAAGTCGGTGTCGAACTGCTTGCCGCTCTCCGCCTTCAGCTGGGTGACGAAGCCCTCCTGCTGCGGGCTGGCCACGTTGGGCAGCTGGATGTTCAGCATCGGCGCGATCTTGCGGCAGCTGGTGTCCAGCGCGCCGTGACCGTCGATCAGGTGGTTGCTGGCGGTGCGGATGGCCGGGGTCTGGCTCTTCTGGAGCCCGAGCTGGCCCAGTGGGTACTCCCACAGTCCGGCGGCCCGGACCTTCACCACGAAGTCTCTGTCGCCCTCGGTCAACGGTCCCCACTGCGTGTTGGCGATGATCCGGTCACCCGAGGTCGACACGGTGTCCAGGCCGAGCATCGACGGGTACGCGAGGGCGCTGAGGGTCAGGGTGAGCGCGCCCCCCACGAAAATAGTTCCCATCATGTTGCGCGAAAGTGCCACCGTTCCTCCTGCCCGTCGGGGAATCCGCCGTCGTGTCGTCGCCCGGTGGGGACCCGGACGTAGAGAAGTACGCACGCGGTGCCGTTCGGACTCATCCGGTCCGCCAGAAAGTTGATGGACCGTGCACAGGGCGAGCGAGTAAGTTCCCAAAAGGAACTCACCGGATCGAGAGGGGACCCTGCCGTGCAGCAGACCTGGACCGCCGTCGACGCCTACTTCAACGACCTGCTGGTGGAGGAGGACGACGCCTTGCGCGCGGCCGGGGAAGGCAGTGAGGCCGCCGGTCTGCCGCCCCATCAGGTGGCGCCGAACCAGGGCAAGCTGCTGCACCTGATCGCCCGCCTCCGGGGCGCCCGCACGATCCTGGAGATCGGCACCCTCGGCGGCTACAGCACCCTCTGGCTCGCCCGCGCCCTGCCCGAGGACGGCCGTCTGGTGACGCTGGAGTCGGACGAACGGCACGCGCGAACGGCGGCGGCGAACATCGCGAGGGCGGGATGCGGGGGCGTGGTGGACCTGCGGGTGGGCAAGGCGTCGGACACGCTGCCGCTCCTCGCGGCGGAGCTCGGCGACGAGGGGTTCGACCTGGTCTTCATCGACGCGGACAAGCCGTCCAACCCGCTCTACCTGGAGTGGGCGCTGCGACTGACCCGCCCCGGCAGCGTCATCGTCGGCGACAACGTGGTGCGCGAGGGCGCGGTGACGGACGCGGCGAGCAGCGACCCGCGCGTCCAGGGTGTCCGCACCTTTACCGAACTGATCTCGCGGCACCCGAAGTTGACGGCCACCGCGGTGCAGACGGTGGGCGAGAAGGGGTACGACGGTTTCGTGCTGGCACTGGTGACGGACTGAGACGCGACGGGACACGGAGGGCGGGGACATGGGGAGCGGGGACACGGAGGGCGGGGACATGGGGAGCGGGGACACGGAGGGCGGGGACATGGGGAGCGGGGACATGGAGGGCGGGGACATGGGGAGCGGGGACATGGAGGGCGGGGACATGGGGATGAGCACCGTACGGCTGACGGAGATCACGTACTACCCGGTGAAGGGCTGCGCGGGGACGTCGCTCACCGAGGCGACGCTGACGTCGACCGGTCTGCCGCACGACCGCGCCTACGCGATCGCCGACGAGAAGGGCGAGCTGCGCTGGCAGTGGGGGGACCCCCGGATGGCGCTGATCTCCCCGGAGTCGAGCGACGGCGAGGTGACGCTGCGCGCCCCGGGCCGGGACCCGGTGCGGGCCGACAGTCCGAACGTGCACGCCTGGCTCACGGAGTTCCTGGGCGTCCCGAGCACCCTCGTCCCGTCGCCGGCGGGCAACGCCCACCGTCTGCACGTCGTCTCGCGCGCCAGCCTGGACGCCCTGAACCGCCGCCTCGCCGCCCGGGGAGCCGCCCCGCTGCCGATGAACCGCTTCCGCCCCAACCTCGTCGTGGACGGCTGGGACGACCCCCACACCGAGGACCGCGCCGCCCGCCTCGCCGTCGCCGGCACGGAACTGGCCTTCACCGAGGACACGATCCGCTGCGCCATCACCATGGTCGACCAGCGCACCGGCCGCCGCGCCGGTCCGGAACCCCTGCGCACCCTGGGGGACTACCGCCGGGCGGACGCCGGCGGCATCGCCTTCGGCGCCTACTTCCAGGTCCGTCGGCCGGGGAGGATAGCGGTGGGCGACGAGGTGGCGGTGCGTTCCGGGCCGGCCGTCGGACCCTGACCCGAGCGCATCCGGGACGCCGCTGACGTCACGTACCCGGGGATGCCTGGAACGCGGCGGAAGCCCCGTACGCGGCGGACGCCCCGTACGCCCGGGGCACCCGGACTTCCTAGACGCCCTCGGCGTGCCGGACGTGCTTCGTACCGTCCATGGCCTTCGTCTGGCGGCGTTCCTGGAGGGCGCGGTTGATGGTGTGCACGCGGATCGCGGTGAAGAGGACGACGGCCGCTCCGATGGCGGCCATCTGCCACTCGCCGTCCCGGACGGCCGCATAGAAGAGGAAGCCGCTGAAGAGGACGCCGAAGGCGACGAGCAGGGG contains these protein-coding regions:
- a CDS encoding DUF4142 domain-containing protein, which codes for MGTIFVGGALTLTLSALAYPSMLGLDTVSTSGDRIIANTQWGPLTEGDRDFVVKVRAAGLWEYPLGQLGLQKSQTPAIRTASNHLIDGHGALDTSCRKIAPMLNIQLPNVASPQQEGFVTQLKAESGKQFDTDFANILRMTHGSIFNTIAKIRSTTKNTLVRALADQANDTVLDHITVMEKTGLVDFDTTLFNQTTPPKLPQSDMTPPVPPAGQPMVVLNPPPTATSTPLDLSGVVNGNPQPGNGQPGNGQPGNGQPGNGQPAGQPGTSQ
- a CDS encoding O-methyltransferase, yielding MQQTWTAVDAYFNDLLVEEDDALRAAGEGSEAAGLPPHQVAPNQGKLLHLIARLRGARTILEIGTLGGYSTLWLARALPEDGRLVTLESDERHARTAAANIARAGCGGVVDLRVGKASDTLPLLAAELGDEGFDLVFIDADKPSNPLYLEWALRLTRPGSVIVGDNVVREGAVTDAASSDPRVQGVRTFTELISRHPKLTATAVQTVGEKGYDGFVLALVTD
- a CDS encoding MOSC domain-containing protein; the protein is MGSGDTEGGDMGSGDTEGGDMGSGDMEGGDMGSGDMEGGDMGMSTVRLTEITYYPVKGCAGTSLTEATLTSTGLPHDRAYAIADEKGELRWQWGDPRMALISPESSDGEVTLRAPGRDPVRADSPNVHAWLTEFLGVPSTLVPSPAGNAHRLHVVSRASLDALNRRLAARGAAPLPMNRFRPNLVVDGWDDPHTEDRAARLAVAGTELAFTEDTIRCAITMVDQRTGRRAGPEPLRTLGDYRRADAGGIAFGAYFQVRRPGRIAVGDEVAVRSGPAVGP